CACTATCGTGGTGGGTTTAACAACTTCACTCTGTACAAAGACGACAGAAGCCACATTCCCATCTTCCACAGCAGAATATTCCAGGAGAGCTTCCTCATGGGCCCTGTGACCCCGGCACACGCAGGGACCTACAGATGTCGGGCTTCATACACGCACTCCCTCACTGAGTGGTCGACTCCCAGCAACCCCCTGGCGATCATGGTCACAGGTCAGAGGGCTCCTGTCTGGGCTTCTCCTTGTCCCACCTCCTGAATCCCAGAGCTTCTGCTGGGGGTGTCCGTCAGGGTCCCATCACCCAGGACCTCACTGTCTTTGGGGTACAGGGGAATTGAATACACGGAAATGGGTGCTATGATGGGAAGAAAAACTGTCCCCAATATGGCTACATTCTAATCCCTGGAGCCTGTGACTCTTTATGTTATAGGGCAGGAGACTGAAGGGGAAGATAGAGCTCAGGTTGTTGACGAGTtgaccttgagatggggagatggcCTGGACTGTCCCACTGGgctcagtgtaatcacaagggtcctcgtgagaggaggaggatgaggagagtGGGTATTAGAGCAGCGTCGTGGGAGACTCCATCAACCACTGTGggctttgaaggtggaggaaggccACAAGTCACAATGGCAGGTGGCCTCTACGGGCTGGAGAAGTCAAGAGAACCGCTCTGCTGAGTCTCCAGAGGGAACACAGTTGTGTAGACGCCTTGTTTTTAGGGAGAACTGGATCCAATTTCTGTCTCCAGAAGTGGAAGGGTCAGTGTgtttctcctgctgccatgtttGGGATAATTTTCTGCAGCAGTAACaggaaaccaacacaggaacCAGCTCAAGGACGAGTTAAGAAACCAAACAACGATAGCCGGGCACTGTGGTGGGCACGAGTAAACCAACGACTGGATtcaatcgcttgaatccgggaggaagttgcagtgagccaagaccacaccactgcactccagcctgggtgaaaaagtgacactctgtctcaaaaatcaattaattaatcaattaattaaagaAACCAAACAAAGAGAAGGTTGGCAACCCCAAGATCAGGAAGGGCGGGACGCTGATGCCACCACCAGGCTCCATCCACATAGGGAGGGGTCGATGCTCCTCGAACCTGCACCAGGAGCCAACCTGTGGAAGCTGAGGCCATGGAGAAGGCACAGGCATGGCAGGAGAGGCTCCCAATCCCCACCAGGAACAGGAAGTGTGGACACTGGTGCCTGCCTTACTGATCAGTTCATTCCTCCTGCCAGGGACTCCAGTTTGTCCAAAAGAGATGGAATCAGGCTGCTAAGAGCCTGGACATGCAGCCTGCCATGGTTCCTCTTCCACCCCCACGTAGACAGCAGGAAAGAGATGAGTGGGAAACAGATACAACAGCCTAAGAGATGAGGATGAGCCCAGTGGGAAGGGCGTCCGAAGCTAGTAGAGACAGACGgacagagaagagggagggacaCAGATGAAGGGACCTGCACAAGGGGATAAAAgacagggagacacagagaggaaggagagagacagacagccTGGAGGGGAACCCTCACTCATTCCAGGTGCCATGGATATGATGACAAAGGGAGACGCCTTCTAAACTCACAACCTCTCTTTCTAGGAGTCCACAAAAAACCTTCCCTCCTGGCCCTCCCAGGTCCCCTGGTGAAATCAGGAGAGACGGTCACCCTAAAATGTTCCTCAGATACCGTGTTTGAGCACTTCTTTCTGCACCGTGAGGTGACCTTTGAGAAGCCCTTGCACCTTGTTGGAGAGCTCCATGGTGGGGGTTCCCAGGCCAACTATTCCATCAATTCCAAGACGTCTGACCTTGCAGGGACCTACAGATGCTACGGTTCTGTCACTCACTCCCACTATGTGTTGTCAGCTCCCAGTGACCCCCTGGACATCGTGATCACAGGTGAGAGTGTCCAGACATTCTTCTCATTGTCACCGGGACACAGAGTGAATGATCCAGGACTTGGAAGCCCCGGGTTGTCATGAGGAAGATGAGTGTGGGATTCTTATGGAGAAAGACTCACTTGGCGAGGTCTGTAccaacagagacagagaaacaggagACACAAGTACAGACCAGGTGTCATAACAGAGGACAGACACAGGGGGGATACAGGGaggtagaaaagagagaaagagttaaaGGGGACACCCAGACAGACAGACATGTCCCAGAGAGAGGCGTCCTTCTGTGCTGATTTTGCTCAGAGACTTGGCACAGGTTAGaaacttcatttctgttttaccTCCACAAAGCGTTTCTACCAGGAGAACCCAAGGACACCCATATTTCTGTCCTGAGTCAGCACCTGTGGCCTCAGACCTTGTGGCACCTACAGATGCCGTGTTTGTTCTGACACCTCTGCCTTCTGTACAGTGGAGAGTCATCATCCCAGGATATCGTGGCCCCAGAACACCAACCCCTGTATGCTGTGTGTACTTGGGGTCCCCACACTGGATTCGGAGGCTCAGATTCCACATAATCCCACATATGATCGATTactgagagacacagagagaaatcaGGAACATCAAAAAGCaaagacataaacacacagaGAATGAGCCAGAGGAAGGGGACTGAGAGACTCACAGACACAtaaagagacagaagagagggCAGAGGAGTGGAGAGAATGAtgggaggaagcagagaaaagctCCAAAATCAGAACCCTGAGGGAGGGGCACAAAGACAGAGATAGATAAAGATGTGGGGATTGATTGCAGAGATTCCAAATAGAAGTAGAGAGactgagaggcagagaaagacaaggaGATGGAAAGAGACAGATGGTAGATgggtagatagatatagatagatgataaatagGTAGATGATAGGTAGTGGATGGGTTATAGATACTTAGATGGCGTTTGATAGATGATACATAGAGATGAtgatgatagattagatagatagataaatggatcGATAGACAGATtggtagatagatacatagatacgtAGATGATACATAGAGACACAGAGGCAGACAGATAGAGAGGGAATAGACAGATGATACATAGgtatagataatagatagat
The sequence above is a segment of the Theropithecus gelada isolate Dixy unplaced genomic scaffold, Tgel_1.0 HiC_scaffold_4395, whole genome shotgun sequence genome. Coding sequences within it:
- the LOC112617793 gene encoding killer cell immunoglobulin-like receptor 3DL2; the protein is DQDKPFLSAWPSPVVPQGGNVTLRCHYRGGFNNFTLYKDDRSHIPIFHSRIFQESFLMGPVTPAHAGTYRCRASYTHSLTEWSTPSNPLAIMVTGVHKKPSLLALPGPLVKSGETVTLKCSSDTVFEHFFLHREVTFEKPLHLVGELHGGGSQANYSINSKTSDLAGTYRCYGSVTHSHYVLSAPSDPLDIVITGESVQTFFSLSPGHRVNDPGLGSPGLS